From the genome of Variovorax sp. RA8, one region includes:
- a CDS encoding SOS response-associated peptidase, producing the protein MCNRYESPEVKEIERFWHVAARQIPLWVRDIFPRAPGPFIRRRRDAAGYQRELAVGQWGLIPWFAKEPKLKYPTNNARSEELAEKASYKEPWKRGQRCIIPAASFDEPYWGPHEQPFPRCEWWRFRRADGQPWGLAGLWSVWIDKATGDEFESYTMLTINADGHPLMGRMHKPEVDPKTGLVLPLERQDKRSVIPIEAANFDQWLEGTVEQAQQLLKLAPAEIFDASPAPPDPPRAPKPKPERAKLKEPPAPEEPSLF; encoded by the coding sequence CTATGGGTGCGCGACATCTTCCCGCGCGCTCCTGGCCCCTTCATTCGGCGCCGGCGCGACGCTGCGGGCTACCAGCGCGAGCTCGCCGTGGGTCAGTGGGGCCTGATCCCCTGGTTCGCCAAGGAGCCGAAGCTCAAGTACCCGACGAACAACGCGCGCAGCGAGGAGCTTGCGGAGAAGGCCAGCTACAAGGAGCCGTGGAAGCGTGGCCAGCGCTGCATCATCCCGGCCGCCAGCTTCGATGAACCGTACTGGGGACCGCACGAGCAGCCGTTCCCGCGGTGCGAGTGGTGGCGCTTCCGGCGCGCCGACGGGCAGCCCTGGGGCCTGGCCGGCCTGTGGAGTGTCTGGATCGACAAGGCCACAGGCGACGAGTTCGAGAGCTACACCATGCTGACGATCAATGCCGACGGGCACCCCCTAATGGGCCGCATGCACAAGCCTGAGGTAGACCCGAAGACCGGGCTGGTGTTGCCGCTGGAACGCCAAGACAAGCGCAGCGTGATCCCGATCGAGGCCGCGAACTTCGACCAGTGGCTTGAGGGCACCGTCGAGCAGGCCCAGCAGTTGCTCAAGCTCGCCCCGGCCGAGATTTTCGACGCCAGCCCGGCGCCACCTGACCCGCCGCGCGCACCGAAGCCCAAGCCGGAACGCGCGAAGCTGAAGGAGCCGCCTGCGCCCGAGGAGCCTTCGCTGTTCTAG